The Apodemus sylvaticus chromosome 5, mApoSyl1.1, whole genome shotgun sequence genome has a segment encoding these proteins:
- the Dpm2 gene encoding dolichol phosphate-mannose biosynthesis regulatory protein, with amino-acid sequence MATGTDQVVGFGLVAVSLIIFTYYTTWVILLPFIDSQHVIHKYFLPRAYAVLLPLAAGLLLLLFVGLFITSVMLKSQKMTKKAQ; translated from the exons ATG GCTACCGGGACAGACCAAGTGGTAGGATTTGGCCTCGTCGCTGTTAGCTTGATCATCTTCACCTACTACACCACTTGGGTGATTCTTTTG CCTTTCATTGACAGCCAGCATGTGATCCACAAGTACTTCCTGCCCCGCGCCTACGCTGTCCTCCTCCCACTGGCCGCAggcctcctgctgctcctgtttGTGG GATTGTTCATCACTTCCGTGATGCTCAAGAGCCAGAAGATGACCAAGAAGGCTCAGTGA